The Candidatus Pantoea soli genome window below encodes:
- a CDS encoding cupin domain-containing protein, which produces MTEQQFRAQLAQRAFSAPVRVQRDPNTRLAHHAHPFEAMALIVAGDITITTAAGAVTYTAGEVFHLPANEAHEEAFGPQGVVYLAGRKAP; this is translated from the coding sequence ATGACCGAACAGCAATTTCGCGCGCAGCTGGCGCAACGCGCTTTCAGCGCGCCAGTGCGGGTGCAACGTGACCCCAACACCCGACTGGCGCATCATGCCCATCCATTTGAGGCGATGGCGCTGATTGTGGCAGGCGACATCACCATCACAACGGCGGCAGGCGCGGTGACATACACTGCCGGTGAGGTTTTTCATCTGCCTGCAAACGAAGCGCACGAGGAAGCCTTTGGTCCGCAGGGCGTGGTGTACCTTGCCGGACGCAAAGCGCCGTGA